GAAGGCGCGCTCGCGCTCAACGCGACGGCGGCCGCGACGCTCGAGCTGGTCGACGGGACTCGCAGCGTCGCCGAGATCGCAGCGCAACTCGTCGAACGTTTTGACGTCGACGAACACCAAGCGAGCGAGGACGTCTCCCGGCTCTTGGAGCGTCTAGCCGAGCGGCGGTTCGTCGAAACGTCGTGAACGCACCGCGCCCGCTCTCGCTCCTGTGTGAGTTGACGTATCGCTGCAACCTGCAGTGTCCGTACTGTTACAATCCGCTCGATCTCCGTCGTTACGACGATGAGCTGACCGCGTCGCAATGGGAGCGCGTGCTCGCCGAGGCGGCGGCGATGGGCGTCGTGCAAGCGCATTTCTCCGGCGGCGAGCCGACCCTGTACCGGGGCTTAGAGCGCCTGGTGGCGGCCG
Above is a window of Candidatus Baltobacteraceae bacterium DNA encoding:
- the pqqD gene encoding pyrroloquinoline quinone biosynthesis peptide chaperone PqqD, giving the protein MPLNAADKPRLGKGVRVRRETDGSSMLLVPEGALALNATAAATLELVDGTRSVAEIAAQLVERFDVDEHQASEDVSRLLERLAERRFVETS